In Lewinellaceae bacterium, a single window of DNA contains:
- a CDS encoding patatin-like phospholipase family protein produces the protein MKPLILLAVLVFAFAFPAFSQPSSARPRVGLVLSGGAAKGMAHVGVLKVLEEAGIRPDVITGTSMGSIIGGVYAMGYRADTLEQLLLGQDWDRVLSDRVPLREVIFEEKDYFGNSLIELPFEEGKVQAPSGLIHGQQISALLSRFALPAYRIGDFRDLPIPFRCVGANLLTGHPYVFDRGYLPLAMRASMAIPSVFTPVHLQQMLLVDGGLVRNFPVEEAKEWGADIIIGVYTGRMRAELEDLKSFSDILLQSTFLMSIMDAEEQRRSVDIYIEPDLRGYGAQDFKKADSIMYRGELAARAQFGKLKALADSLDALGPPHLPRHLPAVEEICFDHIEVEGNEHFSREEVIGRFGIEEEGTATVEELEQAVNRLYGTNYFEQVNYRLRQEGNLSILTLELVEKAPTLLRGAINYDNYIGAGFRFNAGSRNVVLPASRLMANGVIAEKYRFKLEYMKYADEAQRSSGVATVALSRDKIPIFQDGIQNEEFRLLELLIDLRLQRRLGKNAMIGMGVQREQIFFRPTVSGDPLFKRLDYTNYNAYAFWQFNTLDRNILPTKGTRLSFELKGLNNGSYHVRQLNPNSPVPEDSLFAFNPYTKLTFQSKSYFPLHKRASITLSPFAGFVFNPSNTFGDFYLVGAPEALTRRSIPFYGLNANQLVAQVAIGGGIGYQHFFRDNMMFSIDANAGFFGQPERFSGNFPDPKQFVAGMGLSLGYSSFLGPVKFTLMYPVNTDGIVPRNLRFFLTIGHRF, from the coding sequence GGCGGCGCCGCCAAAGGCATGGCGCACGTTGGGGTATTGAAGGTGCTGGAAGAGGCCGGCATCCGGCCCGATGTCATCACCGGCACCAGCATGGGCAGCATAATCGGCGGGGTGTACGCCATGGGATACAGGGCGGATACGCTGGAGCAGTTGCTGCTCGGACAGGACTGGGACCGGGTGTTGAGCGACCGGGTGCCGTTGCGGGAAGTCATTTTTGAGGAGAAAGACTATTTTGGAAACTCCCTCATCGAGCTTCCCTTCGAGGAAGGAAAAGTGCAGGCGCCCAGCGGCCTCATCCACGGCCAGCAAATTTCAGCCCTGTTGTCGCGCTTCGCCTTGCCGGCTTACCGGATTGGAGACTTCCGGGATTTGCCCATCCCCTTCCGCTGCGTGGGCGCCAACCTGCTGACGGGGCATCCCTACGTTTTCGACCGGGGTTATTTGCCCCTTGCTATGCGCGCCAGTATGGCCATACCGAGTGTTTTCACCCCTGTGCACCTCCAGCAGATGCTGCTCGTCGACGGGGGGTTGGTGCGCAATTTCCCGGTGGAAGAAGCCAAAGAGTGGGGCGCCGATATCATCATCGGCGTTTACACGGGCCGGATGCGCGCCGAACTGGAGGATCTGAAGAGCTTTTCCGATATCCTGCTGCAATCCACCTTCCTGATGAGCATCATGGATGCCGAAGAGCAACGGCGCTCCGTGGACATATACATCGAGCCGGACCTGCGCGGTTACGGAGCGCAGGATTTCAAGAAGGCCGACAGCATCATGTACCGGGGGGAGCTGGCAGCCCGGGCGCAGTTTGGCAAGCTGAAAGCACTGGCGGATTCGCTCGATGCACTGGGCCCGCCTCACCTGCCCCGCCACCTGCCTGCGGTGGAAGAAATCTGCTTCGACCATATCGAGGTGGAAGGCAACGAACACTTCAGCCGGGAGGAGGTCATCGGGCGCTTTGGGATCGAAGAGGAGGGAACAGCCACGGTCGAAGAGCTGGAACAAGCCGTCAACCGCCTGTACGGCACCAATTACTTCGAGCAGGTCAATTACCGCCTGCGGCAGGAGGGCAACCTTTCCATACTCACACTCGAACTGGTGGAAAAGGCCCCCACCCTGTTGCGGGGCGCCATCAATTACGACAATTACATCGGGGCCGGCTTCCGGTTCAACGCCGGCAGCCGCAACGTGGTGCTGCCGGCCTCGCGCCTGATGGCCAACGGCGTCATTGCTGAAAAATACCGTTTTAAGCTCGAATACATGAAGTATGCCGACGAAGCGCAGCGTTCATCCGGCGTGGCCACTGTAGCCCTTTCCAGGGATAAAATCCCCATCTTTCAGGATGGCATTCAGAATGAGGAGTTTCGCCTCTTGGAACTGCTCATCGACCTCCGGCTGCAACGGCGGCTGGGCAAAAATGCCATGATCGGCATGGGCGTGCAGCGGGAGCAGATTTTCTTCCGCCCCACCGTGAGCGGAGACCCGCTGTTCAAGCGCCTCGATTACACCAACTACAACGCTTACGCCTTCTGGCAATTCAATACGCTAGACCGCAACATCCTGCCGACAAAAGGCACACGGCTGTCTTTCGAGCTGAAGGGGCTGAACAACGGCAGTTACCACGTCCGCCAGCTCAACCCCAATTCGCCGGTTCCGGAAGACTCTCTCTTTGCCTTCAACCCTTATACCAAGCTGACATTCCAATCCAAAAGCTACTTCCCCCTGCACAAGCGGGCCTCCATCACCCTCAGCCCGTTTGCCGGCTTTGTATTCAACCCCAGCAATACGTTCGGCGACTTCTACCTGGTGGGGGCGCCGGAAGCCCTCACCCGCCGTTCCATTCCATTCTACGGGCTGAACGCCAACCAACTGGTGGCCCAGGTGGCCATTGGCGGCGGCATCGGCTACCAGCATTTTTTTCGGGACAATATGATGTTTTCCATCGACGCCAACGCCGGTTTTTTTGGCCAGCCGGAGCGCTTCTCCGGCAACTTTCCGGACCCGAAACAGTTTGTGGCGGGCATGGGTTTAAGCCTGGGTTACAGCTCCTTCCTCGGGCCGGTGAAATTTACGTTGATGTACCCTGTCAATACGGATGGGATCGTACCCAGGAACCTGAGGTTCTTCCTGACGATCGGGCACCGGTTTTAA